The sequence below is a genomic window from Thermodesulfobacteriota bacterium.
AAGCCATCCGTTTAACTTTCTCAATCTTGCCGTTGATTGCCTCGCCCAAGGCGTTGGTAATTCGATGCCGTGCGTAGGTAACGATGTTGTCTATATGGGCCTTAACCGTCTTAGCCGCTTTCTTAATAGGCTCAAGTCGAGAATGTGTCGCCCAAAAATACCAGCGTTTGAAATAGTTTCTCATATGGGCCTCATACCGATAATCCCACAGATGCCTAAGGTTCTCTTTTATAGCCCACGCCCGGCATATCTGCAGGTCTTTGGCTCGCAATGTCTCAAACTCACCACGTCGCCACCATG
It includes:
- a CDS encoding transposase produces the protein WWRRGEFETLRAKDLQICRAWAIKENLRHLWDYRYEAHMRNYFKRWYFWATHSRLEPIKKAAKTVKAHIDNIVTYARHRITNALGEAINGKIEKVKRMACGFRNRSHYRTAIYFHCGGLDLFPKPPDQPTLCFRST